In Subdoligranulum variabile, the genomic stretch AACGAGGTATCCCATGCAACTGAAAAATCTGCAGATCCCGGTGGGGGCGGTTTTCGCGCCCATGGCCGGGTTGACCGACGCCGCCTGCCGCCGGATGATGGCGGACCATGGAGCGGCCTGGACCGTCAGCGAGATGGCCAGCGCCAAGGCGCTGAATTTCGGTGACCGCAAATCCTTCGCCCTGCTCAAGGACCCCGATCCCCATGGCATCTATGCCATCCAGCTCTTCGGTGCCGAGCCGGAAACCCTGGCCAAGGCCATTCTGCTGGTGCGGGAAAAGGGCATCCGCTTCGACATTCTGGACATCAATATGGGATGTCCGGCACCCAAGATCACCTCCAGCGGCGCGGGCAGCCATCTTTTGCTGGATCCGCCCCTCTGCGGTGCCATGGTGGCTGCCGCCCGCAAGGCGCTGGGAGATGACACGCCCCTGACGGTTAAAATGCGCATCGGCTGGGACGCCGATCATATGACCGGGGTGGAGGTGGCCAGGCAGTGCGAAGCCAACGGCGCCGACCTGCTGGCGGTGCATG encodes the following:
- the dusB gene encoding tRNA dihydrouridine synthase DusB; amino-acid sequence: MQLKNLQIPVGAVFAPMAGLTDAACRRMMADHGAAWTVSEMASAKALNFGDRKSFALLKDPDPHGIYAIQLFGAEPETLAKAILLVREKGIRFDILDINMGCPAPKITSSGAGSHLLLDPPLCGAMVAAARKALGDDTPLTVKMRIGWDADHMTGVEVARQCEANGADLLAVHGRTREQMYIPPIDTDAIAAVKQAVQIPVLANGDVTTAEGALDLLAKTGCDGVMIGRGALGDPWLFERVRAALLGEEPPAEPSLNQRMMALRRQIYEMCEEKGEWLAMPQARSQAMHYMKGLRGAASLRRYCSMLEHFTDVDKLIDAVYRLQD